The following coding sequences lie in one Niabella agricola genomic window:
- the nirD gene encoding nitrite reductase small subunit NirD, translated as MEKNNWIYACKATDMPHNGGVCVQYGTEQIALYYFTHRNEWYATQNLCPHKKQMALSRGMLGSQQGEPKVACPFHKRTFSLQDGRCLNDDACSAIKTFPVKVQEGNIFIDVSSIHTLYPTTI; from the coding sequence ATGGAAAAAAACAACTGGATCTATGCCTGTAAGGCAACAGACATGCCGCACAACGGAGGCGTATGCGTGCAGTATGGAACAGAGCAGATTGCCCTGTATTATTTTACCCACCGCAATGAGTGGTACGCCACCCAGAACCTGTGTCCGCACAAAAAACAAATGGCTTTAAGCCGGGGGATGCTGGGCTCCCAGCAAGGTGAACCCAAGGTAGCCTGCCCGTTTCACAAAAGGACATTTTCGCTTCAGGACGGGCGATGCCTTAATGACGACGCCTGCAGCGCCATTAAAACCTTTCCCGTAAAAGTGCAGGAAGGGAATATTTTCATCGATGTATCATCTATTCATACACTTTATCCAACAACCATTTAA